CTTTTTCGGTCTTATGGAACAACGGTTCCGGCCCGAGGATGTTCCAGCTCGGTTCATGTTGAACGCGCAGGCGGGAGAGCCTACTTGAGAGCCATGCCATCAAAACGCAAAGTCGAAGCGCCTCTTGCCCTGGTCCAGGAATGGACGCTACCGGCCGCGGCGACGTTGGGATCCGCGGTCAGGGCCAAGGGCATTCTGCTCGAAATGCGCGCTCGTCTCCCTTCCGCAGTCAAGAAATCGCTCGATGTCACCGGCGTGGTACTGACTCTCCAGATGCCTGAGGGCTTGGAGGGCGAATTCAAGACCGCATCCTCCATCGTTTCGAAGGCGCTGGAAGGGATCGAGAGCCTGCCGGTGATCCCGCGCGAGATCCAGGACATCCTGTCGATATCGACCACCGAGCGGCATCGCTGGCTCAAGGACGGTCGCCTTCCGAGCGCTGGCACGCGCACGGTCAAACTCCGGGGCCGCGCCAAGAAGATAACCTTTCACATCTTCGATCCTCGTCGTGTGGAAGAGGTGCTGAACGAGGACATGGTCTCGGCATGGCGCGAAGACGATGCGATCGCTAAAACCGAAAAGCGACGGCAGGCCGCCTGGAACAGAAAACTGGTTCGCGAGGAGAAGTCAGCGGCCAAGGGCAAGCCAGTTGCCGATGGCAGCGCCGAAGACTCCGCGCGTCACCAGCTCAAAGGGTGGGCAGAGTTCGAACGCAGCGGACTGCTTCGCTAATCTCCGCTGGGCATCGAAGCATCGATCGATTGCTATTACAATCCAGACAATATTTCCTCTGTCCAGCCACTTATGCTGTACTTATTGTAAATGTAGTCACTAAGAACTTCATAAGGTTCTTCTGTGAACTCCCGTCTAATTTTTGGATTTTTTCGGTCTATTACGTGAATATTGCTTTGATGGTAGAAATCAGTCTCAATTGCCACTCGATTTGTAGTCACTAGTTTTTTTCGCGAGCCTAGGGTTTCGAAGGTTCTGATCGTGAGGCCGGTTTGGCGAGGGTGTTCAATATCAAGAATAGCTTTTGATCGCGAAAACACTGATTGCACTGTTTTTCGGTTCAGAGGCGTAAAGGAGAATTGATCAAATCTCGTGCGCCGGAATGAGGGGTTGGTTAGCTTATACGCCATGAAAACCCACGGTGCCTGCAGATATAGATACCAGAACCGCTTCGAAGTTTGGGGCAATAAACGATCAATTTCGTTTACGATAAAAGCCCTATCGGTGTGAGCGGTGCCAATAAAACTGATGTCTATATCTTGATTGGTTTCAGCATGGTTGGAAAATGCGGGAGAATAAAACAGAGGTCGATGCTGGAGACCAAACGTTTTTGAATCCGTTTGGTCAAAGCTGTAAATAGAATCGTATTGGCCCATATTCCGCAATGTCGAAGTTCTGTTGGCAACCGAATCCCAAAGATACAATACCAAGGACGATTCGGGATAACTCGTCCGCAACTG
This DNA window, taken from Devosia neptuniae, encodes the following:
- a CDS encoding CgeB family protein — translated: MDLHGKNVLLIAPKFFGYDADIANELRRRGAQVDFIRDRPFDSAIMMAMTRIARTSVMPFVDRLYTRQLEGFGRSRYDLILVVNGQTLSGRLLAQLRTSYPESSLVLYLWDSVANRTSTLRNMGQYDSIYSFDQTDSKTFGLQHRPLFYSPAFSNHAETNQDIDISFIGTAHTDRAFIVNEIDRLLPQTSKRFWYLYLQAPWVFMAYKLTNPSFRRTRFDQFSFTPLNRKTVQSVFSRSKAILDIEHPRQTGLTIRTFETLGSRKKLVTTNRVAIETDFYHQSNIHVIDRKNPKIRREFTEEPYEVLSDYIYNKYSISGWTEEILSGL